From Streptomyces qinzhouensis, one genomic window encodes:
- a CDS encoding Crp/Fnr family transcriptional regulator, with amino-acid sequence MYQPHATVIGDKVWARLKELAPQRVRPARSVLLRQGDPATHVIVLEAGSTLITLAGECGERTLLAVRGAGELLGELAVLDSQPRTATVIAAEPCLVHIIPATDFLGFVDEHDLLAPLLRHAIARVKESEAVRLELATASVPLRLASALSRLVDAASDAAPDLAVRLTQTELSQMIGASRNAVVNALKPWREQDWVRTASGGGLLVRDIHSIQSHARAQA; translated from the coding sequence GTGTATCAGCCGCATGCCACGGTGATCGGCGACAAGGTATGGGCACGCCTGAAGGAGCTCGCACCGCAGCGCGTCAGGCCCGCTCGGAGTGTGCTGCTCCGCCAGGGAGATCCGGCAACGCATGTGATCGTGCTGGAGGCGGGGTCAACGTTGATCACCCTGGCGGGGGAGTGCGGGGAGAGGACGCTGCTCGCCGTGCGGGGCGCCGGCGAGTTGCTCGGGGAGCTGGCTGTTCTGGACTCTCAGCCGCGCACCGCCACCGTCATCGCCGCCGAGCCCTGCCTCGTCCACATCATCCCGGCCACCGACTTTCTCGGTTTCGTCGACGAGCATGATCTGCTCGCCCCGTTACTGCGTCACGCCATCGCCCGAGTCAAGGAGTCGGAGGCTGTCCGGCTCGAACTGGCCACAGCCTCCGTTCCGCTGCGTCTGGCATCAGCCCTGTCGCGACTGGTCGACGCCGCGTCCGATGCGGCCCCGGACCTCGCCGTGCGCCTGACGCAGACAGAGCTGTCCCAGATGATCGGGGCTTCCCGCAACGCGGTGGTCAACGCGCTCAAGCCCTGGCGCGAACAGGACTGGGTCCGCACCGCCTCCGGCGGCGGGCTCCTCGTACGCGACATTCATTCGATTCAGTCGCACGCACGTGCGCAGGCGTGA
- a CDS encoding alpha/beta hydrolase family protein, with amino-acid sequence MTSRRTLLKGTLFGGAAALLPTAASASGGRPILGLPGPTGPYPVGLRTVHLTDPARTDPWVGGVRELMLTVLYPARSVRGLSRAPQLTPAEAEVFAEYAPRVRPGLPGPGAVDWGEVLTHGHLGAPPLPGRRPVLVYSPGGGDSRTLGTTLAEDLASHGRVVVLVDHPGDASQVELPTGMRTTVLTGPPDPVTFRTMTDTRIADLRSVLDRLGDLPLAPFMDSRRIGLYGHSAGGTAAVYAARRDRRVGAVANLEGYLDLYPAPVGFGRPLLLFRTDGFEGAARIESSWAGLPGRRALLGSANHWAFTDYGSLVARLRTAGLVTATTRAALIGTGDPVATLAETRTRMGTFFARHLS; translated from the coding sequence ATGACTTCTCGACGCACTCTTCTGAAGGGCACCCTGTTCGGGGGTGCCGCCGCCCTGCTGCCCACGGCCGCTTCGGCTTCCGGCGGCCGCCCGATCCTCGGGCTGCCCGGGCCCACCGGCCCGTACCCCGTGGGTCTGCGGACGGTCCATCTGACGGACCCGGCCCGTACGGACCCGTGGGTCGGTGGCGTACGGGAGTTGATGCTGACCGTCCTGTATCCGGCCCGGTCGGTACGCGGCTTGTCCCGTGCCCCGCAGCTCACCCCGGCCGAGGCCGAGGTGTTCGCCGAGTACGCGCCGCGCGTCCGTCCGGGACTGCCGGGGCCGGGAGCGGTGGACTGGGGCGAGGTCCTCACCCATGGGCACCTGGGCGCGCCGCCGCTGCCCGGGCGGCGGCCGGTGCTGGTGTACTCCCCCGGCGGCGGTGACTCCCGCACACTCGGCACCACCCTCGCGGAGGACCTGGCGAGCCACGGCAGGGTGGTCGTCCTCGTCGACCACCCCGGTGACGCTTCCCAGGTGGAACTGCCGACCGGGATGCGAACGACCGTCCTGACCGGACCGCCGGATCCGGTGACCTTCCGCACGATGACGGACACCCGGATCGCGGACCTCCGCTCGGTCCTGGACCGGCTCGGCGACCTGCCGCTCGCCCCGTTCATGGACTCCCGACGGATCGGGTTGTACGGGCACTCCGCGGGCGGCACGGCGGCGGTGTACGCGGCCCGCCGGGACCGCCGGGTCGGCGCGGTGGCGAACCTGGAGGGCTATCTCGACCTGTATCCGGCACCGGTCGGCTTCGGCCGGCCACTGCTCCTGTTCCGTACCGACGGATTCGAAGGCGCCGCCCGTATCGAGTCCTCCTGGGCGGGCCTTCCCGGCCGCCGCGCGCTGCTCGGCTCCGCGAACCACTGGGCGTTCACCGACTACGGCTCGCTCGTCGCACGGCTCCGGACGGCCGGTCTCGTGACGGCGACAACGCGTGCCGCGCTCATCGGCACCGGCGACCCGGTCGCGACCCTCGCCGAGACCCGGACCCGGATGGGGACCTTCTTCGCCCGCCATCTGTCGTAG
- a CDS encoding DUF4097 family beta strand repeat-containing protein, whose amino-acid sequence MQKFDTPTPVSVVLDIPAGDIRLFAFDGADTTVEIRPADASKRRDVTAAERIVAEYRDNVLKVAAEPAGSRVLGSSGAVRVTVGLPAGSRVEARTAAAAVRSVGRLGDVIVEGSQGSLRFDETASARLTLLSGDITVGRLGGPAEIETQQGGITVEEAVRGTVELRTTAGPISVAAAAGVSASLDAGTSYGRISSALRNTDGNPALTIRATTSYGDITARSL is encoded by the coding sequence ATGCAGAAATTCGACACCCCCACTCCGGTCTCCGTCGTCCTCGACATCCCGGCGGGCGACATCCGGCTCTTTGCCTTCGACGGGGCCGATACCACCGTCGAGATCCGGCCCGCGGACGCCTCGAAGCGCCGGGACGTCACGGCGGCCGAGCGGATCGTGGCCGAGTACCGCGACAACGTACTGAAGGTCGCCGCCGAGCCTGCGGGGAGCCGTGTTCTGGGCAGCTCGGGAGCCGTGCGGGTGACGGTCGGGCTGCCCGCCGGCTCCCGCGTCGAGGCGAGGACCGCCGCCGCGGCGGTCCGGAGCGTGGGGCGGCTCGGTGACGTGATCGTGGAGGGCTCGCAGGGCTCCCTCCGGTTCGACGAGACCGCGAGCGCCCGCCTGACCCTCCTCTCCGGGGACATCACGGTCGGCCGCCTGGGCGGCCCCGCCGAGATCGAGACCCAGCAGGGCGGGATCACCGTCGAGGAGGCCGTACGTGGCACCGTCGAACTGCGTACCACCGCGGGCCCGATCTCGGTCGCCGCCGCCGCAGGGGTCTCCGCCTCCCTGGACGCGGGCACCTCCTACGGCCGGATCAGCAGCGCGCTCCGGAACACCGACGGCAACCCCGCGCTGACCATCCGCGCCACCACCTCCTACGGCGACATCACCGCCCGCAGCCTCTGA
- a CDS encoding LysR family transcriptional regulator yields MRARLVRAPPGPRARQPTNGVRNMELRDIEIFLALAEELHFGRTAQRLYVSTARVSQAIKQQERSIGAELFHRDSRNVRLTPVGEQLRADLLPVHRGLRESLERARLAAQGKTDVLRVGMMSSNAHELRRYWDTFRSRHPQWGLRLRHAPFTEPFAGLRRGDVDILVCWLPVLEPDLVVGPKFFSESRILAVAIDHELAGRATGSLEMLGDFQVPAGLSLPGYWGDAYTPPHTPRGRVIERTQPVENVDDIFALISAGESVNLFPAHVSRYWARPDIAWLPIPDMETLDFGLVWRGEAENDLIRAFAQVVRDLHES; encoded by the coding sequence GTGCGTGCCAGGCTGGTCCGCGCTCCACCCGGCCCCCGGGCCCGGCAGCCGACCAACGGGGTGAGGAACATGGAACTGCGGGACATCGAGATATTTCTCGCGCTGGCCGAAGAATTGCACTTCGGACGTACCGCCCAGCGGCTGTACGTGTCGACCGCACGGGTCAGCCAGGCCATCAAACAGCAGGAGCGCAGCATCGGCGCGGAGCTGTTCCACCGCGACAGCCGCAACGTACGGCTGACACCGGTCGGCGAACAGTTGCGCGCCGACCTGTTGCCCGTCCACCGCGGCCTGCGGGAGAGCCTGGAACGGGCCAGACTGGCCGCCCAAGGCAAGACCGACGTGCTGCGCGTCGGCATGATGTCCAGCAACGCCCACGAACTGCGCCGCTACTGGGACACCTTCCGCTCCCGCCACCCCCAGTGGGGTCTGAGGCTGCGGCACGCACCCTTCACCGAGCCCTTCGCCGGACTGCGCCGCGGGGACGTGGACATCCTGGTCTGCTGGCTACCGGTGCTGGAGCCCGACCTGGTGGTCGGCCCGAAGTTCTTCTCGGAATCCCGGATACTCGCGGTGGCGATCGACCACGAACTGGCCGGGCGTGCTACGGGAAGCCTGGAGATGCTGGGTGACTTCCAGGTCCCGGCGGGCCTTTCGCTGCCCGGTTACTGGGGCGACGCCTACACGCCGCCGCACACGCCGAGGGGCCGCGTGATCGAACGTACCCAGCCGGTCGAGAACGTCGACGACATCTTCGCTCTCATCAGTGCCGGCGAGAGCGTCAACCTTTTCCCCGCGCATGTGAGCCGCTACTGGGCACGCCCGGACATCGCCTGGCTGCCCATCCCCGACATGGAAACCCTCGATTTCGGACTGGTCTGGCGCGGCGAGGCGGAGAACGACCTCATTCGAGCCTTCGCACAAGTGGTACGCGACCTCCACGAGAGCTGA
- a CDS encoding cytochrome P450 family protein: protein MTISHEVSIPVLDSDGGDRLYEQIEELRATGPAVRVRLPQNVIAWSVTRGDVVRRLVTHPDVTRNARDTWTGYQPGAVPWLSPWVDVRSMATSEGAEHTRLRRLIGPAFTPRRMESLRPSIEAVVTDLLDGLEAREDGAAVDLRAHFAHGVPTRVICDLFGVPEDQRPDMLAVVDAILATDVPQEQSERVMSGLYATMQRLVETKRREPGDDMTSLLLTAQEGDRLTETELISTLLLMIGAGSQTTIALIGNAVRALLTHRRQLNAALAEPARWPAVVEETLRLHPPVVHLPLRCAIRDIDLGEGVTIAAGEAILIGFGAHGRDPSSHSAAHAFEIDRVDRDHLAFGYGIHYCLGAPLARLEAAIALPALFDRFPDIVLADEENAPDPQPSFIGNDVLTLPVVLRPPGRAAR, encoded by the coding sequence ATGACCATCAGCCACGAGGTTTCCATCCCGGTCCTCGACAGCGACGGAGGTGACCGGCTGTACGAGCAGATCGAGGAACTCCGCGCCACCGGACCCGCCGTGCGGGTCCGGCTGCCCCAGAACGTCATCGCCTGGTCCGTCACGCGCGGCGATGTCGTCAGGCGGCTGGTCACCCATCCCGACGTCACCAGAAACGCCCGCGATACCTGGACCGGTTACCAGCCGGGCGCCGTACCCTGGCTCTCGCCCTGGGTCGACGTCCGCTCCATGGCCACCTCCGAGGGGGCCGAGCACACCCGGCTGCGGAGGCTGATCGGCCCCGCTTTCACCCCGCGGCGCATGGAGTCGCTGCGGCCCTCCATCGAGGCCGTCGTCACCGACCTCCTGGACGGTCTGGAAGCCCGGGAGGACGGCGCGGCAGTGGATCTGCGGGCGCACTTCGCGCACGGTGTGCCGACCCGGGTGATCTGCGACCTCTTCGGCGTTCCCGAGGACCAGCGCCCCGACATGCTCGCCGTCGTCGACGCGATCCTGGCCACCGATGTCCCCCAGGAGCAGTCGGAGCGGGTCATGAGCGGGCTGTACGCCACCATGCAGCGTCTCGTGGAGACGAAGCGGCGGGAGCCCGGCGACGATATGACCAGTCTGCTGCTCACCGCCCAGGAGGGGGACCGGCTCACCGAGACGGAGCTGATCTCCACCCTGCTCCTGATGATCGGCGCCGGGAGCCAGACCACGATCGCGCTGATCGGCAACGCCGTCCGGGCGCTTCTCACCCACCGCCGGCAGCTGAACGCGGCCCTGGCCGAGCCCGCCCGCTGGCCCGCTGTCGTCGAGGAGACCCTGCGGCTCCATCCGCCGGTCGTCCATCTTCCGCTGCGGTGCGCGATCCGTGACATCGATCTCGGCGAGGGCGTCACCATCGCGGCCGGGGAGGCCATTCTCATCGGGTTCGGGGCGCACGGCCGGGACCCGTCGTCCCACAGCGCCGCGCACGCCTTCGAGATCGACCGGGTGGACCGGGACCATCTGGCCTTCGGGTACGGCATCCACTACTGCCTCGGCGCCCCGCTCGCCCGGCTGGAGGCCGCCATCGCGCTGCCCGCCCTCTTCGACCGGTTCCCGGACATCGTGCTCGCGGACGAGGAGAACGCTCCGGACCCGCAGCCGTCGTTCATCGGCAATGACGTCCTCACCCTGCCCGTGGTACTGCGCCCGCCGGGCCGCGCGGCGCGGTGA
- a CDS encoding GmrSD restriction endonuclease domain-containing protein, whose amino-acid sequence MHAQETTFSKLVQGEQQFQVPLYQRTYSWQRDELRQLWDDVQELVEDRQEGRTGSGHFLGSVVLAPERVVAGGMQRWLVVDGQQRMTTLMLAFTALRDHHRSRGSVKKAARINDLILVNTYQDGHDGYRLLPTQADREAYTACVDSLPKAGGAGNVGAAYRFFVAALADGAESGGEAWVKAVESVLGDCLSIVAITAAEGDNVYRIFESINNTGVGLSQSDLLRNYLFMCLPSRGEDVYRKRWLPMQELLGPVHLELLVWLDLVVGGNSRARQSEIYRDQKKRLEPLSGDEAALEAEIARFSRRADRLMRILEPEREGDPGLRAVLERLSRWGGQTHYPLALHLLDLVDEGRTTASEAAEALAYAESYMVRRLFAGLSTTGSNRVFMELPKELDKDGSPAEAVRRFLSRPRTGARVWPGDDAVRAAVRTRPFYKTGRSSQRFQILRRLEESYGSSEPVDYDKAPLTVEHVLPQNPAQQWFDLLAEEAADGESPQEIHNLLVPTLGNLTLSGENARLSNHPFHRKQELLDSSALRMNQEIAARERWGRGEILARAEELADRAVSLWPGPLDEVVRSDDEWAGWRELREILLAVPAGTWTSYGELAALIGTSAVAVGNHVAARTGLHCAYRVLTADGRIAGGFRWTDDRHSGDPKVILEAEGVPFDENGRASKAHRLSSTDLAVLVGKEPPEETPAGAAAARTGGDEAGTRFETLLRANQTPEVAEGVLAALRFWTEQGGYQVYGKANETSCSPTVDAGGPGSPRAVWPIGIYPVSGTAEVVFQYLKRRPPFDDEPLRRALMERFNAVNGIHLAEAKLDLRPSFPLEVFASHTEEIQSVLEWFIHEVALAEARRPIDDDASGMF is encoded by the coding sequence GTGCACGCTCAGGAGACCACGTTCAGCAAGCTGGTCCAGGGGGAGCAGCAGTTTCAGGTACCGCTCTACCAGCGCACCTACAGCTGGCAGCGGGACGAGTTACGCCAGCTGTGGGACGACGTACAGGAACTGGTCGAGGACCGGCAGGAAGGGCGGACCGGCTCGGGTCACTTCCTCGGTTCGGTCGTGCTGGCGCCCGAGCGGGTTGTCGCGGGCGGGATGCAGCGCTGGCTCGTCGTCGACGGGCAGCAGCGGATGACCACCTTGATGCTCGCGTTCACGGCTCTGCGGGATCACCACCGGAGCCGGGGCTCGGTGAAGAAGGCCGCCCGTATCAACGATCTTATCCTGGTCAACACGTATCAGGACGGGCACGACGGCTACCGGCTGCTGCCGACGCAGGCGGACCGTGAGGCGTACACGGCCTGCGTGGACAGCCTTCCGAAGGCCGGCGGCGCCGGAAATGTCGGCGCTGCCTACCGCTTCTTCGTCGCGGCCCTGGCCGACGGGGCGGAGAGCGGTGGTGAGGCCTGGGTGAAGGCGGTCGAGTCCGTTCTCGGCGACTGCCTCTCGATCGTCGCGATCACTGCCGCCGAGGGCGACAACGTGTACCGCATCTTCGAGTCCATCAACAATACGGGCGTGGGGCTCAGCCAGAGCGACCTGCTGCGCAACTACCTCTTCATGTGCCTGCCGAGCAGGGGCGAGGACGTCTACCGCAAGCGGTGGCTCCCCATGCAGGAGCTGCTCGGCCCCGTCCACCTGGAGCTGCTGGTGTGGCTGGACCTCGTCGTCGGAGGGAACAGCCGGGCCCGGCAGAGCGAGATCTACCGGGACCAGAAGAAGCGCCTGGAGCCGCTGAGCGGGGACGAGGCGGCGCTGGAGGCCGAGATCGCCCGGTTCTCCCGGCGCGCCGACCGTCTCATGCGGATCCTGGAGCCCGAGCGGGAAGGCGATCCCGGGCTGCGGGCGGTGCTGGAGCGCCTGTCTCGTTGGGGCGGCCAGACCCACTACCCACTGGCCCTGCACCTCCTGGACCTCGTGGACGAGGGCAGGACCACGGCCTCGGAAGCGGCGGAGGCACTCGCCTACGCGGAGAGTTACATGGTGCGGCGTCTCTTCGCGGGCCTGTCCACGACGGGCAGCAACCGGGTGTTCATGGAACTCCCCAAGGAACTGGACAAGGACGGTTCCCCGGCCGAGGCGGTACGCCGGTTCCTCTCGCGCCCCCGTACGGGCGCTCGGGTATGGCCGGGCGACGACGCGGTCCGTGCAGCCGTCCGCACCCGCCCCTTCTACAAGACGGGGCGGAGCAGCCAGCGCTTCCAGATCCTGCGCCGGCTGGAGGAGAGCTACGGCTCGAGCGAGCCCGTCGACTACGACAAGGCGCCGCTCACCGTCGAGCATGTCCTGCCTCAGAACCCGGCCCAGCAGTGGTTCGACCTGCTGGCCGAGGAGGCCGCTGACGGCGAGAGCCCTCAGGAGATCCACAACCTGCTCGTGCCCACCCTCGGAAACCTCACACTCTCCGGTGAGAACGCACGGCTCTCCAACCACCCCTTCCACCGCAAGCAGGAGCTGCTCGACTCCAGTGCGCTGCGGATGAACCAGGAGATCGCCGCGCGGGAGCGCTGGGGCCGCGGGGAGATCCTCGCCAGGGCCGAGGAACTGGCCGACCGGGCCGTGAGCCTGTGGCCCGGGCCTCTTGACGAAGTCGTGCGGTCGGACGACGAGTGGGCGGGCTGGCGGGAGTTGAGGGAGATCCTGCTCGCTGTGCCGGCCGGGACATGGACGTCGTACGGTGAGCTCGCCGCCCTGATCGGTACCAGTGCCGTCGCGGTCGGCAACCATGTGGCGGCCAGGACGGGACTGCACTGCGCGTACCGCGTGCTGACCGCCGACGGCCGGATCGCGGGCGGATTCCGGTGGACCGACGACCGGCACTCCGGGGACCCCAAGGTCATCCTGGAGGCCGAGGGCGTGCCCTTCGACGAGAACGGCCGGGCCTCGAAGGCCCACCGGCTGAGCAGCACCGACCTGGCCGTCCTCGTGGGCAAGGAGCCGCCGGAGGAGACCCCGGCCGGGGCGGCCGCGGCGCGGACCGGCGGCGACGAGGCGGGCACCCGCTTCGAAACGCTGCTGCGCGCGAACCAGACGCCGGAGGTCGCCGAAGGCGTCCTGGCAGCACTGCGCTTCTGGACGGAACAGGGCGGCTACCAGGTCTACGGCAAGGCGAACGAGACCAGCTGCTCCCCGACCGTGGACGCGGGCGGGCCGGGCTCGCCACGTGCCGTGTGGCCGATCGGCATCTACCCGGTGAGCGGAACTGCGGAGGTCGTCTTCCAGTACCTCAAGCGGCGTCCGCCGTTCGACGACGAGCCGCTGCGCCGAGCCCTGATGGAACGGTTCAACGCCGTCAACGGTATCCACCTCGCCGAGGCCAAACTCGATCTGCGCCCCTCCTTCCCGCTGGAGGTCTTTGCCTCGCACACCGAGGAGATCCAGTCCGTACTGGAGTGGTTCATCCACGAGGTCGCCTTGGCCGAAGCCCGCCGTCCGATCGACGATGACGCCTCGGGGATGTTCTGA
- a CDS encoding ArsR/SmtB family transcription factor, whose product MLRIHFTAADLARIRFAPRPAPLQELHAALTTAVARHGGPLFAPWRGRVLRSLPAVADPLADLVPAGRPPAFLDVLGDTMADGFEQIRATGPGLVRSELERVYGAVPAPRWIRGLHAADKTAWHTLRRAQQAAYETVLAPVWSVVQDLHRAEFTRYALTVAEHGVAAALTGLAPGSLLHEGVWDWPGAAPEREVRLDGRGLVLLPTFHHPAGPLLHDIQDRPAVLTYPAGPGLPPTAGRPAAPAEAMAAVLGRTRLDALRLLAEPHTTTSLARALHVSNATASSHAAALRSAGMATTIRTGRSVTHRRTALGALIAGARPPSG is encoded by the coding sequence GTGCTGCGAATCCACTTCACCGCGGCGGACCTCGCCCGAATCCGCTTCGCACCCCGCCCCGCGCCGCTCCAGGAGCTGCACGCCGCCCTGACAACCGCCGTGGCCCGGCACGGGGGACCCCTGTTCGCGCCCTGGCGCGGCCGTGTCCTGCGCTCCCTCCCGGCCGTAGCCGACCCGCTCGCCGACCTCGTTCCGGCGGGCCGCCCGCCCGCCTTCCTCGACGTCCTCGGCGACACCATGGCCGACGGCTTCGAACAGATCCGCGCCACCGGCCCCGGTCTCGTCCGCTCCGAGCTGGAGCGGGTCTACGGAGCGGTGCCCGCCCCTCGCTGGATCCGCGGACTGCACGCGGCCGACAAGACGGCCTGGCACACTCTGCGCCGCGCCCAGCAGGCCGCGTACGAGACGGTCCTCGCCCCGGTCTGGTCCGTCGTACAGGATCTGCACCGCGCGGAGTTCACCCGCTACGCCCTGACGGTCGCCGAGCACGGCGTGGCCGCCGCGCTGACCGGCCTGGCCCCGGGCAGCCTGCTCCATGAGGGGGTGTGGGACTGGCCCGGCGCGGCGCCGGAACGCGAGGTCCGCCTCGACGGGCGCGGCCTGGTTCTGCTGCCCACCTTCCACCACCCGGCCGGCCCCCTCCTTCACGACATCCAGGACCGACCCGCGGTCCTGACCTACCCGGCCGGTCCCGGGCTCCCGCCCACCGCGGGGCGCCCGGCCGCCCCCGCCGAGGCCATGGCCGCTGTCCTGGGCCGCACCCGGCTCGACGCCCTGCGCCTCCTCGCCGAACCCCACACGACGACATCCCTGGCCCGCGCCCTGCACGTCAGCAACGCGACGGCCTCGTCCCATGCGGCGGCGCTCAGGTCGGCCGGTATGGCGACGACGATCCGCACCGGCCGCTCGGTCACCCACCGGCGCACGGCACTCGGCGCGCTGATCGCGGGCGCCCGTCCGCCGTCGGGGTGA
- a CDS encoding UvrD-helicase domain-containing protein, with the protein MATLGIHKDFLLEFAKLEKPVQKRVHEIFGKFREHRHAGLHLEKLENPRDSRIRTIRVSKFMRGVVLAPDSGDSFLLLKVMAHDDAIAWALSHRATVNSATQGIELRNDIALEQATADVHDAPAATESRLFTDVADKELTRLGIDPDLLPLVRNLSTEAQLDALRKILPEQQYDVLAGLAAGLTPEDVWRESVAVHAERTAAEVRQTPADDELTAAMARSQGRIALLSGPEELLDVLSRPFDAWRVFLHPSQRRIAYHPSYKGPARVTGGPGTGKTVVALHRALHLAQQLPDDAPDESVLLTTFTRNLAADLRHGLELLIPDEALRAKIRVVNVDALANQLVREDRGGPLTILTSQKEIHSRWNALARKLGLDYSDVFLDQEWRQVVLAQDLRSPETYLKASRSGRGTALSPLRRAQVWRAVEGFTRELRQAGEWTFLQVCAEAARLLEPRTDRPFRHVVIDEAQDLHPTQWRLLRALVAPGPDDLFIAGDTHQRIYGNKVSLRSLGVNVSGRSHRLRINYRTTHEILQWSASLLGGERLDDMDGGSESLTGYRSVLNGGHPELRASTDKAEEIADLTARIAQWVNDGVEPSEIGVAVRYLQLGKEIAHALVQADLHVRLLGTAQTAGDGICIGTMHRMKGLEFRCVAVAGVIDSVVPLASALTPAEVDAQQHREDMLGELSLLFVACTRAREVLRVSWHGVPSPFLAP; encoded by the coding sequence ATGGCGACACTGGGAATCCACAAAGACTTCCTCCTGGAGTTCGCCAAGCTGGAGAAGCCCGTCCAGAAGCGGGTCCACGAGATCTTCGGCAAATTCCGCGAGCACCGCCACGCCGGGCTCCACCTGGAGAAACTGGAGAATCCCCGTGACTCCCGGATCCGGACCATCCGCGTCAGCAAGTTCATGCGCGGCGTCGTTCTCGCACCGGACTCCGGCGACAGTTTCCTTCTCCTGAAGGTCATGGCGCACGACGACGCCATCGCCTGGGCACTGAGTCATCGGGCGACAGTGAACTCGGCGACCCAGGGCATCGAACTGCGCAACGACATCGCCTTGGAACAAGCCACCGCCGACGTACACGATGCCCCGGCCGCGACGGAGAGTCGGCTCTTCACCGATGTCGCCGACAAGGAACTGACCCGACTCGGCATCGACCCCGATCTGCTTCCACTCGTGCGGAACCTCAGCACCGAGGCTCAACTCGACGCGCTCCGCAAGATCCTTCCCGAGCAGCAGTACGACGTGCTCGCCGGTCTGGCCGCGGGGCTGACCCCGGAGGACGTCTGGCGCGAGTCCGTGGCCGTACACGCCGAACGGACCGCCGCCGAGGTGCGGCAGACCCCTGCCGATGACGAACTCACCGCCGCCATGGCCCGCTCGCAGGGGCGCATTGCCCTGCTCTCCGGGCCCGAAGAGCTGCTGGACGTTCTGTCCCGGCCGTTCGATGCCTGGCGGGTCTTCCTGCACCCCAGCCAGCGGCGCATCGCCTACCACCCCTCCTACAAGGGACCCGCCCGGGTGACCGGCGGCCCCGGCACCGGCAAGACCGTGGTCGCCCTGCACCGCGCTCTGCATCTCGCGCAACAGCTGCCGGATGACGCGCCCGACGAATCGGTGCTGCTCACGACCTTCACCAGAAATCTCGCAGCCGATCTGCGCCACGGACTCGAACTCCTCATCCCGGACGAGGCGCTGCGCGCGAAAATCCGTGTCGTCAATGTCGACGCCCTCGCGAATCAGCTTGTACGCGAGGACCGGGGCGGCCCGCTGACCATTCTGACCAGCCAGAAGGAGATCCACTCTCGCTGGAACGCCCTCGCCCGCAAACTCGGGCTCGACTACAGCGACGTCTTCCTCGACCAGGAATGGCGGCAGGTCGTCCTGGCCCAGGACCTGCGCTCGCCCGAGACCTACCTCAAGGCTTCACGCAGCGGTCGGGGCACCGCGCTGAGCCCGCTGCGGCGCGCCCAGGTCTGGCGTGCCGTCGAGGGGTTCACACGGGAACTGCGCCAGGCCGGGGAATGGACATTCCTCCAGGTGTGCGCCGAGGCCGCCCGGCTGCTGGAGCCACGAACCGACCGCCCATTTCGCCATGTGGTGATCGACGAAGCCCAGGACCTCCATCCGACGCAGTGGCGTTTGCTGCGGGCGTTGGTCGCCCCCGGGCCCGACGATTTGTTCATCGCCGGAGACACCCACCAACGCATTTACGGCAACAAGGTGTCACTGCGAAGCCTCGGCGTGAACGTGAGCGGCAGGTCCCACCGGTTGCGCATCAACTACCGCACCACGCACGAGATCCTGCAGTGGTCGGCCTCCCTGCTCGGCGGGGAGCGCTTGGACGACATGGACGGCGGAAGCGAATCGCTGACGGGGTACCGGTCCGTGCTGAACGGCGGGCATCCCGAGCTGAGGGCATCGACCGACAAGGCCGAGGAGATCGCGGACCTCACGGCGCGCATCGCCCAGTGGGTGAACGACGGGGTGGAACCGAGCGAGATCGGAGTGGCCGTCCGATATCTGCAACTGGGCAAGGAGATCGCGCACGCGCTGGTCCAAGCCGATCTGCACGTCCGTCTCCTCGGCACCGCTCAGACCGCCGGCGACGGCATCTGCATCGGGACCATGCACCGCATGAAGGGACTGGAGTTCCGCTGCGTCGCCGTCGCCGGTGTGATCGACAGCGTCGTTCCCCTGGCCTCGGCCCTGACACCCGCGGAAGTGGACGCCCAGCAGCACCGGGAAGACATGCTCGGCGAGTTGAGCCTCCTCTTCGTCGCCTGCACTCGCGCACGTGAGGTCCTGCGGGTCTCCTGGCACGGCGTACCGAGCCCGTTCCTCGCACCCTGA
- a CDS encoding DPP IV N-terminal domain-containing protein, translating to MAWSPDSTKVPAHRTDERLVRRTHLVQARPADGGAPLLHTRRYAHAGDEHIPPAELVVLDITEGMVVRAQTEPLLMPLLWPIAVKWAWWVPDGSAVYYLDRPAARPGVPRAIRVKIDLVKPR from the coding sequence GTGGCCTGGTCGCCCGACTCGACCAAGGTGCCGGCCCACCGGACCGACGAGCGTCTCGTACGGCGGACCCACCTCGTCCAGGCCCGGCCCGCCGACGGCGGCGCGCCCCTCCTGCACACCCGGCGGTACGCCCACGCCGGGGACGAGCACATACCGCCGGCCGAACTGGTCGTCCTGGACATCACCGAGGGCATGGTGGTCCGCGCGCAGACCGAGCCGCTGCTGATGCCGCTGCTGTGGCCGATTGCGGTCAAGTGGGCGTGGTGGGTCCCGGACGGATCGGCCGTGTACTACCTCGACCGGCCGGCGGCCCGCCCCGGCGTGCCCAGGGCCATTCGCGTGAAGATCGACTTGGTAAAACCCCGCTGA